A window of Metabacillus sp. B2-18 contains these coding sequences:
- a CDS encoding DUF6044 family protein, whose amino-acid sequence MFLDRITSESRLLIFAFFIICLYLSPLFVLGENAHIRVHDNLDSNLAWYKVLSESGQMLGSSEAKIPQVINGLPRNAYGTEFSLIVWLYAIFPTMVAYALSQTITRVFAFIGMYLLLKDHLLMHKEYTLINVGVALAFALTPFWPSGMLSTLGMPLALWAFLHIRNGKSTWKQFLVLTLLPLYSSIVLGFFFFLFGMGVFWLVDFIRGKRNYYFLLALIYMTGMFLVVEYRLVYSFLFDDEPNSRDEYFHARLSLWRVIRLTFKNFVLGHTHVMTVHGIFILTVTLISLYIVINKRLWKEEMVFLFLFILNFALSAWYAFWFYKGWLPLTEKFHVMDTFNFARFHFLRPLVIYVGFALGLKIIWNHRKSWKPYAFFFIIAQIVLLLGFNDEVIYHKKPSVKEFYSESLFNEIKSYIGLPQKDYRIASIGIHPAIPQYNGFYTLDTYNNFYPLSYKYEFRKIIEKELEKNKTIRTYFDEWGGRCYIFTDELGKHYMFKKNSKKTLRNLELNTEAFKNLGGSFIFSTVPIDNATENNLVLEKTFQSESSVWKIYLYKAM is encoded by the coding sequence TTGTTTTTAGATAGGATTACTAGTGAGAGTAGATTACTTATATTTGCCTTTTTCATCATATGTTTGTACCTTTCTCCTCTCTTTGTGTTAGGTGAGAATGCACATATAAGGGTGCATGATAATCTTGACTCCAATTTAGCATGGTATAAGGTGTTGAGTGAGAGTGGGCAAATGCTTGGTTCAAGCGAAGCGAAGATTCCTCAGGTTATAAATGGATTACCCAGAAATGCATATGGAACAGAATTTAGTCTTATTGTTTGGCTCTATGCTATTTTCCCAACTATGGTTGCTTATGCTTTAAGCCAAACCATAACAAGGGTTTTTGCCTTTATAGGAATGTACTTATTATTAAAGGATCATCTTCTAATGCACAAGGAATATACCCTGATTAATGTTGGAGTGGCATTAGCATTTGCATTAACACCATTCTGGCCCTCGGGGATGCTTAGTACACTAGGTATGCCTTTAGCTTTATGGGCATTTTTACATATAAGAAATGGGAAAAGCACTTGGAAGCAGTTTCTGGTATTAACTTTACTGCCTCTATATTCAAGTATTGTATTAGGGTTTTTCTTTTTTTTATTTGGAATGGGCGTATTTTGGTTAGTTGATTTTATAAGAGGAAAACGCAATTATTATTTTCTGTTAGCTCTTATATATATGACTGGTATGTTCTTGGTTGTTGAGTATAGATTGGTTTATTCATTTTTGTTTGATGATGAGCCTAATAGTAGAGATGAATATTTTCATGCGAGGCTATCGCTATGGAGGGTCATTCGATTAACCTTTAAGAACTTTGTGCTAGGTCACACACACGTAATGACAGTTCATGGGATCTTTATCCTGACAGTAACTCTGATTTCGTTATATATAGTCATAAATAAGAGGTTATGGAAAGAAGAAATGGTGTTTCTCTTTCTCTTTATACTTAATTTTGCATTATCTGCATGGTATGCCTTTTGGTTTTATAAGGGCTGGCTTCCACTAACAGAGAAATTTCATGTTATGGATACTTTTAATTTTGCTAGATTTCACTTCTTGAGACCTCTAGTTATATATGTTGGCTTTGCGCTAGGTCTAAAAATTATTTGGAACCACAGAAAGAGCTGGAAGCCCTATGCTTTTTTCTTCATTATAGCACAGATTGTTTTACTTCTAGGATTTAATGATGAGGTTATTTATCATAAAAAGCCTTCTGTTAAAGAGTTTTATTCTGAGTCACTTTTTAATGAAATTAAATCTTATATAGGATTACCTCAAAAAGACTATAGAATTGCTAGTATTGGTATTCATCCGGCAATTCCGCAATATAACGGTTTTTATACATTAGATACATATAATAATTTTTATCCCTTGAGCTATAAGTATGAATTCAGAAAAATTATCGAAAAAGAACTCGAAAAAAACAAAACAATAAGAACTTATTTTGATGAGTGGGGTGGACGTTGCTATATCTTCACCGATGAACTTGGTAAGCATTATATGTTTAAGAAGAATTCTAAAAAAACGTTAAGAAATCTTGAATTAAATACAGAAGCATTTAAAAACCTAGGAGGTTCATTTATTTTTTCAACTGTTCCAATAGATAATGCAACTGAGAATAATCTAGTACTAGAGAAGACATTTCAAAGTGAATCTTCAGTTTGGAAAATCTATTTATATAAAGCAATGTAA
- a CDS encoding GtrA family protein: MLQTIKNYYNKSNTIIRFIGVGLINTIIGISSIFLLLNVFGFSYWVSTFIGNGIGAIISYFLNRNFTFNSNVNNKKGIALFLFVILVSYYVSYNIGYSLINKNVLSTNIYGEELSILLAALIYTVLNYLGQRYLTFKQV, translated from the coding sequence ATGCTTCAGACCATAAAGAATTATTATAATAAGTCAAACACAATTATACGATTTATTGGAGTCGGGCTAATAAATACTATCATTGGAATCTCTTCGATATTCTTGCTATTAAATGTATTTGGTTTTTCTTATTGGGTATCAACTTTTATAGGTAATGGTATAGGAGCTATTATTAGCTATTTTCTTAATCGAAATTTTACGTTTAACAGCAATGTTAATAATAAAAAAGGAATTGCTCTTTTCTTATTTGTCATTTTAGTAAGCTATTATGTTTCTTATAATATAGGGTACAGTTTGATAAATAAGAACGTTTTAAGTACCAATATATATGGAGAAGAGTTATCAATATTGTTGGCTGCACTTATCTATACAGTATTGAACTATTTAGGGCAGAGATATTTGACGTTTAAACAAGTATGA
- a CDS encoding glycosyltransferase family 2 protein: MEPILTIVVPCYNEEEVLPETLTVLIDKLDHLIEVRLISDQSNILLVDDGSKDQTWSIIYKESLKNKKVHGLKLARNVGHQSALLAGLIAAKDSSDCVISIDADLQDDVDVIKDFILKYNEGFDIVYGVRDKRDTDQLFKKTTAEAFYKIMQKLGVNLIYNHADYRLMSKRAVEELEKFEEVNLFLRGIVPLIGFPSTAVYYDRKERFAGDTKYPLKKMISFAFEGITSFSVTPIRFVLLLGFLSFFTSLLFGSYFVTLKFIGETETGWTSLITSIWLIGGLQLIAIGLIGEYIGKIYKESKRRPRYSIDINTLGLTKQLIKRNIETDASDHKELL; this comes from the coding sequence ATGGAACCAATACTTACAATAGTCGTACCCTGCTATAACGAAGAAGAAGTCTTACCTGAAACTTTAACTGTATTAATTGATAAATTAGATCATCTTATAGAAGTTAGGTTAATATCAGATCAGAGTAATATATTACTTGTAGACGATGGGAGCAAAGATCAAACATGGTCTATTATCTATAAAGAAAGCTTAAAAAATAAAAAAGTACATGGTTTAAAACTAGCAAGAAATGTTGGACACCAAAGTGCGTTATTAGCAGGATTAATTGCAGCTAAAGATTCATCAGATTGTGTTATATCTATTGATGCAGACTTACAAGATGACGTAGATGTTATAAAAGATTTTATCTTAAAATATAATGAGGGCTTTGATATTGTATATGGTGTAAGAGATAAACGAGATACGGATCAACTATTTAAGAAAACAACTGCAGAAGCATTCTACAAAATAATGCAGAAACTAGGTGTCAATTTAATCTATAATCATGCTGATTATCGCTTAATGAGTAAAAGGGCTGTTGAGGAGTTAGAAAAATTTGAAGAAGTAAATTTATTTTTAAGAGGAATAGTTCCTTTGATTGGGTTTCCATCTACAGCTGTTTATTATGATCGAAAAGAAAGATTTGCTGGAGATACCAAATATCCTTTAAAGAAAATGATTTCCTTTGCTTTTGAAGGCATAACCTCTTTTTCAGTAACACCAATAAGGTTTGTTTTACTTCTAGGATTCCTCTCTTTTTTTACTAGTTTGTTGTTTGGATCATATTTTGTAACTTTAAAGTTTATTGGAGAAACAGAGACAGGGTGGACATCATTAATTACATCTATTTGGTTAATTGGCGGACTACAGTTAATAGCCATTGGATTAATTGGAGAGTACATTGGGAAGATTTATAAAGAGTCAAAACGACGACCAAGATATAGTATTGATATAAATACTTTAGGTTTAACAAAACAACTTATTAAAAGGAATATTGAAACTGATGCTTCAGACCATAAAGAATTATTATAA
- the istA gene encoding IS21 family transposase, producing MHVQLDLTTEIEVKSLEDLPKLKFLMESLNMKINKSKIGRELGVDRRTVDRYLNGKGPSKTRNRKSRIDELYGVISDLLSKDSIQTFYYKRVLWEYLKDNHSLNCSQSSFRRYISNKPEFQAYFTDGKRTQATQSVVRYETPPGEQAQFDWKENIKYITCDGEIIHVNVGVLVLGNSRFKSYGLTMSKSQSILMSFLMECFEAIGGVPKIILTDNMKTVMDEHRTEYSKGVVNERFEQFASDSGFEIKPCIAGRPRTKGKVESIMKLLDEIHAYQGKFTYEGLHQFVQKLCERHNQSFNQGNRKIPILALKQEKSHLLPLPRKEIRDSYKIKHKLVKVNPASMITYKSNQYSVPAEYKGKTVGLQVYDDHIHVYYNTDLIAQHRISSKVLNYKEEHYTDVLSRGMPDYPDIDELAKKNLLAMDEVYKIE from the coding sequence ATGCATGTACAGCTAGATTTAACGACAGAGATAGAAGTAAAAAGTCTAGAAGATTTACCAAAGTTAAAATTTCTAATGGAGAGCTTAAACATGAAAATAAATAAAAGTAAGATAGGGCGAGAATTGGGAGTAGATCGGAGGACTGTGGATCGATATTTAAATGGAAAGGGGCCAAGTAAAACCCGTAATAGAAAATCTAGAATAGATGAGTTATATGGTGTTATATCAGACCTACTCTCAAAGGATTCAATACAAACTTTTTACTACAAGAGAGTTCTTTGGGAGTACTTAAAGGATAACCATAGTTTGAACTGTTCCCAGTCATCTTTCCGACGATACATATCAAACAAACCTGAGTTCCAAGCATATTTTACCGATGGTAAAAGAACTCAAGCAACACAATCTGTTGTTCGTTATGAAACCCCTCCGGGGGAACAGGCTCAATTCGACTGGAAGGAGAACATAAAATACATAACGTGTGATGGGGAGATTATACACGTTAATGTAGGAGTGTTGGTGTTAGGAAATTCAAGGTTTAAGTCTTATGGTTTAACCATGTCCAAATCACAAAGTATATTAATGTCCTTTTTGATGGAGTGCTTTGAAGCAATTGGTGGAGTACCAAAGATCATTTTAACGGACAATATGAAAACAGTAATGGATGAACATAGAACAGAGTATTCAAAAGGAGTGGTTAATGAACGATTTGAACAGTTTGCCAGTGATAGTGGATTTGAAATCAAACCTTGTATTGCAGGAAGGCCAAGGACAAAAGGGAAAGTAGAGAGTATTATGAAGCTCTTAGATGAGATTCATGCTTATCAGGGTAAATTCACTTACGAAGGACTTCACCAATTTGTTCAAAAGCTTTGTGAACGCCATAATCAAAGTTTTAATCAAGGAAATAGAAAGATTCCAATACTTGCTTTAAAACAAGAAAAGAGTCACTTACTCCCCCTACCAAGGAAAGAAATAAGAGACTCTTATAAGATCAAACACAAGCTTGTAAAGGTTAACCCTGCGAGCATGATTACGTACAAATCAAACCAGTATTCAGTACCAGCTGAATACAAAGGGAAAACCGTTGGTTTACAAGTCTATGACGATCACATACATGTATATTATAACACGGATTTGATCGCTCAACATCGAATCAGTAGTAAGGTGCTGAATTATAAGGAAGAACATTATACAGACGTATTGTCACGGGGAATGCCAGACTATCCTGATATTGATGAGCTAGCTAAAAAGAATCTACTGGCAATGGATGAGGTGTATAAAATTGAATAG
- a CDS encoding NETI motif-containing protein, producing the protein MTSKPKKKKFIVEENETIEDCLARMSKEGYFPVRRTEQPIFKEEKRDNVVEHVPCGRSITFEGKLM; encoded by the coding sequence ATGACAAGTAAGCCAAAAAAGAAAAAATTTATAGTAGAAGAAAATGAAACGATTGAAGATTGTTTAGCTAGAATGAGTAAGGAAGGGTACTTTCCTGTTAGAAGAACGGAGCAGCCTATCTTTAAGGAAGAAAAACGAGATAATGTTGTTGAACATGTTCCATGTGGTAGAAGTATTACATTTGAAGGGAAATTAATGTAA
- the fosM gene encoding FosM family fosfomycin resistance protein has product MIKEINHFLFSVSDLNQSIEFYQSVFGAKLLVKGRSTAYFDLNGYWVALNEEKDIARNEIAHSYTHIAFSIDEKDYDQVYNKLSELNVTILSGRPRDEKDKKSIYFTDPDGHKFEFHTGTLKDRLDYYKKEKLHMEFFY; this is encoded by the coding sequence ATGATTAAAGAAATTAATCACTTTCTGTTTTCAGTTTCAGATTTAAATCAATCAATAGAATTTTACCAGAGTGTATTTGGTGCTAAATTATTAGTAAAAGGTCGTAGTACTGCATATTTTGATTTGAATGGTTATTGGGTAGCATTGAATGAGGAGAAGGATATTGCGCGAAATGAAATAGCACATTCTTATACACATATTGCTTTTTCTATAGATGAAAAGGATTATGATCAAGTTTACAACAAATTAAGTGAATTAAATGTAACAATTCTTTCAGGACGTCCAAGAGATGAAAAAGATAAAAAATCGATCTATTTTACTGACCCAGATGGACATAAATTTGAATTTCACACGGGAACATTAAAGGATCGTTTAGACTATTATAAGAAGGAAAAGCTGCATATGGAGTTTTTTTATTAA
- a CDS encoding CPBP family intramembrane glutamic endopeptidase, producing the protein MLITTAILYFLGIISIAYQQVMFSTIVFIGLLVLLITNKERRFIISLLLSFLIGFVVFMVTNDFIGELNISKETKVILNRTFLVFIIIGIILNHVFFNNTISWYNKKPDWQNPIILPFHKVNTFWFWIIGIIVNGFIYLIFIIQKDIEYIQSLLLFSLIFSLINAIFEEVIWRGIMLSSLKKYTSTGFAIFVTSVGFGLLHLAIGFSISLSLLISIAGVIYALITLKTNSIYPSIVFHIIINIGMVFSGFII; encoded by the coding sequence TTGTTAATTACTACTGCTATTTTGTATTTTTTAGGAATTATTTCTATTGCTTATCAGCAAGTAATGTTCTCTACAATTGTTTTTATTGGATTATTGGTTTTGTTAATAACAAATAAAGAAAGACGGTTCATTATATCTCTATTGTTATCGTTTCTAATTGGTTTTGTGGTATTTATGGTTACTAATGATTTCATTGGAGAGTTAAATATCTCAAAGGAAACAAAAGTAATTCTAAATCGGACTTTCCTTGTTTTTATCATAATAGGGATCATTTTAAACCATGTATTCTTCAATAACACAATTTCTTGGTACAATAAGAAACCAGATTGGCAAAATCCCATTATTTTACCGTTCCATAAAGTTAATACATTCTGGTTTTGGATAATAGGAATCATCGTTAATGGGTTTATATATCTAATTTTTATTATTCAAAAAGATATAGAATATATCCAATCGCTTCTATTGTTTTCCTTAATTTTCTCACTAATAAATGCTATTTTTGAGGAAGTTATTTGGAGAGGAATCATGCTTTCCAGCCTTAAGAAATACACATCTACAGGTTTTGCAATTTTTGTTACAAGTGTTGGTTTTGGACTTCTTCATCTAGCAATTGGTTTTTCCATTTCTCTTAGTTTGTTAATTTCAATTGCAGGAGTAATTTACGCATTAATCACACTTAAAACGAACAGCATCTATCCTAGTATTGTTTTTCATATCATCATTAATATCGGAATGGTATTCAGCGGTTTTATAATCTGA
- the istB gene encoding IS21-like element helper ATPase IstB yields MNSSYQQLVSNLEYLNLKQMITHLNDTIDFSTKNELSLVDTLMKLTNYEIDVREKTMINSMVKVGAFPHRSEINEFNFDFQPTINKQQILDFLSLRFIEDKQNIIFMGTSGVGKTHLATSIGIAAAKKRTSTYFIKCNELILNLKKAKLEDRLESRLKHYGKYKLLIIDEIGYLPIDKEDAKLFFQLIDLRYEKKSTILTTNISFKEWDAVFQDSKLANAILDRVLHHATVVNIVGPSYRIKDHLQKEDDD; encoded by the coding sequence TTGAATAGTAGTTATCAACAATTAGTAAGTAATTTAGAATATTTAAACTTAAAACAGATGATTACTCATCTTAACGATACCATTGATTTTAGTACCAAGAATGAATTATCTCTCGTTGACACATTGATGAAATTAACAAACTATGAAATAGATGTTCGTGAGAAAACAATGATAAATTCAATGGTTAAGGTGGGGGCTTTTCCCCACCGTAGTGAGATAAATGAGTTTAACTTTGATTTTCAACCAACGATAAATAAACAACAAATTCTTGATTTTCTTTCTCTGCGTTTTATCGAAGATAAACAGAATATTATCTTCATGGGAACTAGTGGTGTTGGCAAAACTCACTTAGCGACTTCGATTGGAATCGCTGCAGCCAAAAAACGAACAAGTACCTATTTTATTAAATGTAATGAACTTATCTTAAACTTGAAAAAGGCAAAGCTAGAAGATCGCTTAGAGTCTCGATTAAAGCACTATGGGAAATATAAATTACTAATTATTGATGAAATTGGTTACCTTCCAATTGACAAAGAAGATGCCAAACTATTCTTTCAGCTAATTGATTTGAGATATGAAAAGAAAAGTACAATCTTAACTACAAACATTAGCTTTAAAGAGTGGGATGCGGTGTTCCAGGATTCTAAATTAGCAAATGCAATATTAGATCGTGTATTACACCACGCAACAGTTGTCAATATTGTTGGTCCCTCTTATAGAATTAAGGATCATTTACAAAAAGAAGATGATGATTAA